In Zingiber officinale cultivar Zhangliang chromosome 3B, Zo_v1.1, whole genome shotgun sequence, a single window of DNA contains:
- the LOC121967210 gene encoding 40S ribosomal protein S21-like: MQNEAGEMMDLYIPRKCSATNRLITAKDHASVQINIGHLDDNGVYTGQYTTFALSGFIRAQGDADGALDRLWLKKKTEIKQQ, encoded by the exons ATGCAGAACGAAGCGGGTGAAATGATGGATCTTTACATCCCTAGAAAATG TTCTGCTACGAACAGACTAATCACTGCCAAGGATCACGCATCCGTCCAAATCAATATTGGACACTTGGATGATAATGGAGTGTACACCGGCCAGTATACCACTTTTGCTCTTTCTGGCTTTATTCGTGCTCAG GGTGATGCTGATGGTGCTCTTGACAGGCTTTGgctgaagaagaaaacagaaatcAAGCAACAATAG